One genomic window of Sphingobacterium oryzagri includes the following:
- a CDS encoding DUF5686 family protein: MKVILCLFLFCLATKLGLAQQRIVGVIVDKSSQKGVALASVTIPGTAEGTSCDSSGRFSFHTSQKVPLQLLVSALGYKNRVLDYSGKGDELRIELESNEHIIDAVEISRKVKYNNRNPAVDLIQQVIKHKRLNRLENQPHLSFKQYDKLQFGMVDPPAPTKGLGSIGFVFENLDTVTLPGNKLLTIFMREQLSDVYAKNDPKAFKKRVTSVKQTDFDDRYVNNHNIQAYLGYLFQDVEIYDENVFLINKLFLSPIANNAPVFYKYFVVDTVHNDDGSFIELKFEPRNKTDLLLSGKLHITMDGRFAVRLAELRVNKEANLNWVNDLKIELIYRPNADHFMYMDRSSVEIMFGRGKRDAVYGKKTTLNYDYDFQASFADDVFTGAPTEILPDAKQHEDMLAQNRPVALSPVENRVYSNIDSLNDNRTFKTLLALGYLLGQGFYPVGPVEFGPLEYLYSLNNIEGNRIRVGGRTTDKLSEKVFLEGYLAYGLRDKQVKYFLRPTVSLNGGSVAKFPAHFIQATVQHDIFDPGRNLGFRKGDSFFQSIRRNRPTKWMDTYAYQLAHLIEFGNHVSLESSFINHRRRAIGDLEFISSDGLARSMPNINSSELEFIFRWAPNEKFYYRNLERVTIVEKYPVFNVQYNKGLNGVMGGNYNFDALRASVSKRFFLSQLGFADLTVAGGKIWGTLPYPLLEIPDIFREEDRHVIDFTLMQSMEFVADEYVRLSLEHQLQGFILNKIPGIKRLNLREIWGVKMFYGRLTDPNNPYRSPDVIQFDTYPDGRPITYVMNDSVPYWEGKVGIDNILRVLRVEYVRRLNYLGQPNVQQDSYRVSLNLNF; encoded by the coding sequence TCGGGTAAAGGCGACGAACTCCGTATCGAACTTGAAAGCAACGAACATATCATTGACGCGGTCGAAATATCCCGCAAGGTTAAGTACAATAACCGTAATCCAGCCGTCGATCTAATCCAACAGGTCATTAAGCACAAACGTTTAAACAGGTTGGAAAATCAGCCACATTTGTCGTTCAAACAATACGATAAGTTGCAGTTTGGGATGGTCGATCCGCCGGCGCCTACCAAGGGATTAGGTAGCATCGGCTTTGTATTTGAAAATCTGGATACGGTCACGCTGCCCGGCAATAAATTGCTCACCATTTTTATGCGCGAACAACTAAGTGATGTTTATGCCAAAAATGATCCGAAAGCTTTTAAAAAACGCGTCACTTCGGTGAAGCAAACCGATTTCGACGACCGCTACGTCAATAATCATAACATTCAGGCATACTTAGGCTATCTTTTCCAGGATGTAGAAATATACGACGAGAACGTATTCTTGATCAACAAATTGTTTCTTAGTCCGATCGCTAACAATGCGCCTGTGTTTTATAAATATTTTGTTGTAGACACCGTTCATAACGATGATGGCAGCTTTATCGAGCTAAAATTTGAACCGCGCAATAAAACAGACCTGCTGCTGAGTGGCAAATTGCACATTACCATGGACGGCCGGTTTGCCGTGCGATTGGCGGAGTTGCGCGTCAATAAGGAGGCGAATCTCAATTGGGTAAATGATCTCAAAATCGAGCTTATTTACCGGCCAAATGCAGACCATTTCATGTACATGGATCGGAGCTCGGTCGAAATTATGTTTGGCCGAGGCAAGCGCGATGCGGTTTATGGAAAAAAAACGACCCTAAATTACGACTACGATTTTCAAGCCAGCTTCGCCGATGATGTATTCACGGGCGCGCCCACAGAAATTCTGCCAGATGCCAAGCAGCATGAGGATATGTTGGCGCAAAATCGTCCGGTTGCGCTCTCGCCCGTCGAAAATCGGGTGTACAGTAACATTGATTCGTTAAATGACAACCGCACATTCAAAACGTTGTTAGCCTTGGGCTATCTCTTAGGGCAAGGTTTTTATCCCGTTGGTCCTGTAGAGTTTGGGCCATTGGAATACCTCTACTCGCTAAACAATATTGAAGGAAACCGTATCCGTGTAGGCGGGCGCACAACAGACAAGCTTTCCGAAAAGGTTTTTTTAGAAGGCTACTTAGCCTACGGGTTGCGGGATAAACAAGTGAAGTATTTTCTTCGACCAACCGTATCGCTTAATGGTGGATCTGTGGCAAAATTTCCTGCACATTTTATCCAGGCAACGGTACAGCATGATATTTTTGATCCCGGCAGAAATCTCGGCTTTAGAAAAGGGGATAGTTTTTTTCAATCTATCCGGCGCAATAGACCTACGAAGTGGATGGATACCTATGCATACCAGCTTGCGCATCTGATCGAGTTTGGTAATCATGTAAGCCTGGAAAGCTCCTTCATCAATCACCGCCGGCGCGCCATTGGCGATCTGGAATTTATTTCCTCAGACGGCCTTGCGCGGTCTATGCCGAATATTAACAGTAGCGAGCTGGAGTTTATTTTTCGATGGGCGCCCAATGAGAAGTTTTACTACCGTAACCTGGAGCGTGTCACCATTGTGGAGAAATATCCCGTATTTAATGTGCAATACAACAAAGGTTTGAATGGCGTAATGGGGGGCAATTATAACTTCGATGCTTTGCGTGCCTCGGTGTCCAAACGCTTTTTCCTGAGTCAGCTCGGCTTCGCTGATTTGACGGTCGCGGGAGGTAAGATTTGGGGCACACTGCCTTATCCTTTACTGGAAATTCCAGATATTTTCCGAGAGGAAGATCGTCACGTCATCGACTTTACGTTGATGCAGAGCATGGAATTTGTTGCCGATGAGTATGTTCGCTTGTCATTGGAACATCAGTTGCAAGGCTTTATTCTGAATAAAATACCAGGAATCAAACGGCTGAATCTGCGCGAGATTTGGGGCGTAAAAATGTTTTATGGCCGGTTGACAGACCCTAACAATCCCTATCGCAGCCCTGATGTCATTCAGTTTGATACCTATCCCGATGGTAGGCCGATAACCTACGTGATGAATGACAGCGTGCCTTACTGGGAAGGAAAAGTGGGCATTGATAACATACTTCGGGTTTTGCGCGTAGAATATGTTCGCCGGTTGAACTATCTCGGCCAGCCAAACGTTCAACAAGATAGTTACCGCGTGAGTTTAAACTTAAATTTTTAA